One window from the genome of Bdellovibrionales bacterium encodes:
- a CDS encoding DUF4423 domain-containing protein, with product MTSKDFLFKIYTEKKSRNTNYSIRAFARDLSIPSGRLTEIFNGKRNLTEKLGHRISEKLALSNTDTLSFIETIRQEKTYKKKSLSGQQIPLNDFERVFSPNAMAILSLMETRTFRSDIGFISQRLGISEQETSGLIASLTNLGYIKTDAKGRMKPTHTSTYTSGDVPAQAIRNFHKKVMSNVIDKLDNVDIKDRTVTSMTMAIDKNKMEAARAKIAKFRRSLTKYLETGRKTEIYTLSIQLFPVTKV from the coding sequence GTGACCTCAAAAGATTTTCTTTTCAAAATTTATACGGAAAAAAAATCCCGAAACACAAATTATTCAATCCGCGCCTTTGCCCGCGACTTATCAATCCCCAGTGGCCGCCTCACAGAAATCTTCAATGGTAAGCGCAACTTGACTGAAAAGCTCGGACATCGCATTTCTGAAAAGCTTGCTTTGAGCAACACCGATACGCTTTCCTTCATCGAAACCATTCGCCAAGAAAAGACTTACAAAAAGAAGTCTTTGAGCGGGCAACAAATCCCCTTGAACGATTTCGAAAGAGTTTTTTCACCCAACGCGATGGCCATTCTTTCTTTGATGGAAACGCGCACATTCCGTTCCGACATCGGTTTCATTTCTCAGCGTTTGGGAATTTCGGAACAAGAAACCTCGGGCCTCATCGCGAGCTTAACAAACCTTGGTTACATCAAGACCGATGCAAAAGGGCGTATGAAACCCACTCATACTTCAACTTACACATCTGGCGATGTACCGGCTCAAGCCATTCGTAATTTCCATAAAAAAGTGATGAGCAATGTTATTGATAAGCTCGACAACGTGGACATTAAGGACCGCACCGTCACTTCTATGACAATGGCGATTGATAAAAATAAAATGGAAGCGGCTCGGGCGAAGATTGCAAAATTCCGCCGCTCTCTGACGAAGTATCTAGAAACTGGACGCAAAACAGAGATCTACACTCTGAGCATCCAACTTTTCCCAGTCACGAAAGTATAA
- the bamE gene encoding outer membrane protein assembly factor BamE, with translation MLSACQTNMLKEYNKLHIGMEKDDVLEVMGSPQRTQRFHGKDRWSYIFYQDRIRYEKEVQFFEGNAVYVGEKWEPEVTAAQVDAKNEASNKAIEEESVRKYQENPQAYSNYEKEVRGADKVRYVPTFKPVQ, from the coding sequence ATCTTGTCCGCATGTCAGACAAACATGCTCAAAGAATACAATAAGCTTCACATCGGAATGGAAAAAGACGACGTTCTTGAAGTCATGGGAAGCCCTCAGCGCACCCAGCGCTTCCATGGAAAAGACCGTTGGTCATACATCTTTTATCAAGACCGAATTCGTTACGAAAAAGAGGTTCAATTCTTTGAGGGCAATGCGGTCTATGTTGGAGAAAAATGGGAGCCCGAAGTAACGGCCGCCCAAGTCGATGCGAAAAACGAAGCTTCCAATAAAGCCATCGAAGAAGAGTCTGTTCGAAAGTATCAAGAGAATCCGCAAGCCTACTCGAACTATGAGAAGGAAGTCCGCGGCGCTGACAAGGTGCGCTACGTACCTACATTTAAGCCAGTCCAGTAA